The genomic interval GTGATCAATGGGGGAGTGGCCCTGCTCCTCCTGCGGGGAAGGGAGGACCTCAATGTCCGCAGCGCCTTCCTGCACCTGTTCACCGACGCCCTGGTCTCCCTGGGGGTGGTGGTCTCGGGCGCGGTGATCATGGCCACCGGGTGGACCTATGCCGATCCCCTGGTGACCATGGTCATCGGCCTGCTCATCCTGGTGAGCGCCTTCCAGATTCTCAGGGAATCCACCCATATCCTCATGGAGTCGGTTCCCGCGGGAGTGGACTACATGGAGATACTCGAGGATATTCGGGAGCACCCCGGGGTACGTGACGTGCACGACCTCCATATCTGGGAGATAGGTTCGCGCCAGTACTCCCTCTCCGCCCACGTGGTGGTGGAGGACGTTCCGGTGAGCGAAGCCCAGGAGATCGCCTCCCGCATCAAGGAGATGCTCCTCAACCGTTACCATGTGGTCCACTCAACCCTGGAGCTGGAGAGCGAACCCTGCTCCCCCGGCGAAATCTGCTCCTTCGAATAAAGGGGTCAG from Actinomycetota bacterium carries:
- a CDS encoding cation diffusion facilitator family transporter, whose protein sequence is MSMGHVHAGEEGDFAAGKRLTLGLVLNTAFLVLEAVFGVLLGSLALLGDAAHNFSDSFALILSLVAVRMATRPPTSRKTYGYHRMGILAAFINSLGITLVCFYLFYEALRRLAHPVEVAGGGMVLVAAAGFVINGGVALLLLRGREDLNVRSAFLHLFTDALVSLGVVVSGAVIMATGWTYADPLVTMVIGLLILVSAFQILRESTHILMESVPAGVDYMEILEDIREHPGVRDVHDLHIWEIGSRQYSLSAHVVVEDVPVSEAQEIASRIKEMLLNRYHVVHSTLELESEPCSPGEICSFE